DNA from Thermococcus sp.:
AAAAAGCCGTAGAGGGCTATGCCAAGGGCGTGGAGGTAGGCCCCTTCAACGGCGAAGTATACTGCCGCGGCGAGCCAAATCATCCAGCCCTCAAAGAGGGGAACAAAGGAGAAGGCAAAGGTCAGGAAGCCGGCAACTATAGCGGTGTACAGGTCCGAAACGCGGAAGATAATGAAGCCAATTGCCATGAGGATTCCCTTGGCGACGTTGAGAAGAAGCCAGGCCCTGACGAGGGCGGACAGGGTTTTATTCACGCTTTCGAGGATTTCCTCGCCGAGCTCACGGTTTTTATCCGGAAGGAGGGCGTAAACCTGTTCCCTGATTTCCTCGCCGTAGGCCAGGGCGTAGTAGTAGGTGAAGAAGAAAACAACGAGCTGAAGGACGTAGGAGGGAATTGAGAAGGCTTCCCTCGAAACGTAGTCGGCCAATTTTGGAACTACTTGGTCCTGAAAGTGCTGGAGGAAGTTGAGAACCTCTGAAGGGAGCGAGAGTGTGAGTAACCAGTTGAAGACGTTTACAACGCTGTCATAGAAGGACATGGCAACCTGAACAGAAACGAGGAGCAGTTCAAGTGTTAAGGCTCCGCCAAAGACAAGCATCGAAAGGCTGATTGCCAGTGCGGAGCGCTTTTTTCCGAGCCTTTTGGAGAGCCTCCTCTGAAGGGGATAGGATGCATAGGCAAGTACGAGCCCAAAGAAGATGGGAGTAACTAATGGATGTACTACCCTCCACGTTACATAAAGTATGACCGCCACAACCGCGCCCCAGACGAGTTCCTCGGCCTTCATCTCAGGGTTTTTATATCGGACCCTATAAAAATTCGCCGGTGGTAGCATGGAGGTAGAGTTAATCAAAAAGTTCGAACTCTACATTGAAAGGGGAGACCGGCT
Protein-coding regions in this window:
- a CDS encoding AI-2E family transporter, whose protein sequence is MKAEELVWGAVVAVILYVTWRVVHPLVTPIFFGLVLAYASYPLQRRLSKRLGKKRSALAISLSMLVFGGALTLELLLVSVQVAMSFYDSVVNVFNWLLTLSLPSEVLNFLQHFQDQVVPKLADYVSREAFSIPSYVLQLVVFFFTYYYALAYGEEIREQVYALLPDKNRELGEEILESVNKTLSALVRAWLLLNVAKGILMAIGFIIFRVSDLYTAIVAGFLTFAFSFVPLFEGWMIWLAAAVYFAVEGAYLHALGIALYGF